One window of Deltaproteobacteria bacterium genomic DNA carries:
- a CDS encoding outer membrane lipoprotein-sorting protein: protein MTWTYVRFAALLGALLWTLPTAARADDSSARELLQRMIDAVPRVPFFAKVKLSSTTRGWVRDLQLSFKRVDDADATYMEVTAPLDVKDTRFLLYDRAQGADEQWLYVPMMKRSIRVSETVRKQAFLGSDFYVSDMVRPDLNAFQHAFVGEEDVGGRHCKLVESVPKAPAGELYSKTVVAVDPADLVVTRSQFFDQKGKLWKVWTIDKIEKIDGLWTPLVQQMVNVHDNTQSRLEITEIKYNAELSDEMFHKAYLIR from the coding sequence ATGACGTGGACATACGTGCGCTTCGCGGCGCTGCTGGGCGCCCTGCTGTGGACACTGCCGACGGCCGCAAGGGCCGACGACAGCTCCGCCCGCGAGCTGCTGCAACGCATGATCGATGCCGTGCCGCGGGTACCGTTCTTCGCCAAAGTGAAGCTGTCGTCGACCACGCGCGGATGGGTTCGCGATTTGCAGCTGAGCTTCAAGCGCGTCGATGACGCGGACGCCACCTACATGGAAGTGACCGCTCCGCTCGACGTCAAGGACACGCGCTTCTTGCTCTACGACCGAGCGCAGGGAGCCGACGAGCAATGGCTCTACGTGCCGATGATGAAGCGCAGCATTCGCGTCTCGGAAACAGTGCGCAAGCAGGCGTTCCTCGGCTCCGATTTCTACGTGTCTGACATGGTCCGACCGGACCTGAATGCTTTTCAGCACGCCTTCGTTGGAGAGGAAGACGTGGGCGGCCGCCACTGCAAACTCGTCGAGAGCGTGCCGAAGGCGCCCGCCGGCGAGCTGTATAGCAAGACCGTCGTCGCCGTCGACCCCGCGGATCTCGTGGTCACCCGCAGCCAGTTCTTCGACCAGAAGGGCAAGCTCTGGAAGGTCTGGACGATCGACAAGATCGAGAAGATCGACGGGCTGTGGACCCCGCTGGTGCAGCAGATGGTGAACGTGCACGACAACACGCAGTCGCGGCTCGAGATTACTGAGATCAAGTACAACGCCGAGCTGTCGGATGAGATGTTTCACAAGGCGTACCTGATCCGCTAG
- a CDS encoding GAF domain-containing protein: protein MSDAFSILLEVGAALCGTLHLRDLLEAMMERARSVLDAEACSVMLLDEATHRLHWEVALGAGAGKLQTLSVPLGQGISGRVAATGEPIRIEDASGDPRWQGQRYDAATGFTTRSILCVPLRARDRITGVIQVLNRRGGPFSDDDQRLLEALAGMGGVAIENARLYEHLEEEVQERTAALGRTLAELRETQMQLVQSEKMAALGDLVAGLAHEINTPLGAVASNTDLVARALAKIKEAMTDPTLSESALRYLDRAASMAAVSRDACRRIDAIVRSLRNFSRLDEAECKPADLHEGLDSTLALITHLTKNRITVQRAYGQLPLLLCHANQLNQVFLNILVNATQAIDGPGTISIRTRAGPAAVVVEISDTGRGIPPEHRAHIFDPGFTTKGVGVGTGLGLAICYRIVQEHRGRIEVDSEAGRGTTFRITLPTGTAT from the coding sequence ATGAGCGACGCCTTCTCGATCCTCCTCGAAGTCGGCGCGGCCTTGTGCGGCACCCTGCACCTGCGCGACCTGCTCGAGGCGATGATGGAGCGGGCGCGCAGCGTGCTCGATGCCGAGGCGTGCTCCGTGATGTTGCTCGACGAGGCGACGCACAGGTTGCACTGGGAGGTCGCGCTCGGCGCGGGTGCGGGCAAGCTGCAGACGCTCTCCGTTCCGCTCGGCCAGGGGATCAGCGGTCGCGTGGCCGCCACCGGCGAGCCGATTCGCATCGAGGACGCCTCCGGCGATCCGCGCTGGCAGGGGCAACGCTACGATGCCGCCACCGGGTTCACCACCCGGTCGATCTTGTGCGTGCCGCTTCGCGCCCGTGACCGGATCACGGGCGTTATTCAGGTGCTCAATCGCCGCGGCGGCCCCTTTTCCGACGACGACCAGCGTCTACTCGAAGCTCTCGCCGGCATGGGCGGCGTCGCGATCGAGAATGCGCGGCTCTACGAACACCTCGAGGAAGAAGTGCAAGAGCGCACCGCCGCGCTCGGCCGCACGCTCGCCGAACTACGCGAGACGCAGATGCAACTGGTGCAGTCGGAGAAGATGGCGGCGCTCGGCGACCTGGTGGCCGGCCTCGCCCACGAGATCAATACCCCGCTCGGCGCCGTGGCGAGCAATACCGACCTGGTCGCTCGCGCCCTGGCGAAGATCAAGGAGGCGATGACTGACCCCACTCTCAGCGAATCGGCGCTGCGCTACCTCGACCGCGCTGCTAGCATGGCCGCGGTGAGCCGGGACGCCTGCCGCCGCATCGATGCGATAGTGCGCAGCCTGCGCAACTTCTCTCGCCTGGACGAAGCCGAGTGCAAGCCCGCCGATCTGCACGAAGGGCTCGACTCGACCCTGGCCCTCATCACCCACCTGACCAAGAACCGCATCACCGTGCAGCGCGCCTACGGCCAGCTCCCCCTCTTGCTCTGTCATGCCAATCAGCTCAACCAGGTGTTTCTCAATATCCTGGTGAACGCGACCCAAGCGATCGACGGGCCCGGCACGATCAGCATTCGCACCCGTGCTGGGCCCGCTGCCGTGGTCGTCGAAATCAGCGACACGGGCCGTGGCATTCCTCCCGAGCATCGCGCTCATATCTTCGACCCGGGCTTCACCACAAAGGGGGTGGGCGTGGGTACCGGCCTGGGCCTTGCCATTTGTTACCGCATCGTTCAAGAACACCGCGGACGGATCGAGGTGGACAGCGAGGCCGGCCGCGGCACCACGTTCCGAATTACTTTGCCAACGGGGACGGCGACGTGA
- a CDS encoding HAD family phosphatase, with protein MKLGGVPVQALIFDFDGVLADTEELHCAALQAVATSVGAPLSRTEYFAGFLGLPDRACLTVLCDRAGLTPDPPTLDRLVAEKRAQYARLSPGAAMYCGAADTIRWLHPHFLLAIASGAFRDEIEPVLRHAEVHSLFAAIVGAEDVRAGKPAPDPFLHALQEVNRRLGSSLSAADCVVIEDSPLGLMAARAAGMRCIGVTTHNDSAALMLADAVIEHVNELHPEALR; from the coding sequence GTGAAGCTCGGCGGTGTGCCGGTGCAGGCGCTGATCTTCGATTTCGACGGGGTGCTTGCCGACACCGAGGAGCTGCACTGCGCCGCGCTGCAGGCGGTCGCGACAAGTGTCGGGGCGCCACTGTCGCGGACCGAATACTTTGCTGGATTCCTGGGTTTGCCGGACCGTGCCTGCCTGACGGTGCTCTGTGACCGTGCGGGCCTGACGCCGGATCCGCCGACCCTCGATCGGCTGGTCGCCGAAAAACGCGCGCAGTACGCGCGGCTGTCACCCGGGGCGGCGATGTATTGCGGCGCGGCTGACACCATCCGCTGGTTGCATCCCCACTTTCTCCTCGCCATCGCCTCGGGGGCCTTTCGTGACGAGATCGAGCCCGTTCTCCGGCACGCCGAGGTGCATTCGTTGTTCGCCGCCATCGTCGGAGCGGAGGACGTGCGTGCCGGCAAGCCCGCCCCCGACCCGTTTCTCCATGCGCTGCAGGAAGTGAACCGCCGCCTGGGTTCATCCCTCTCGGCGGCAGACTGCGTGGTCATCGAGGATTCGCCGCTCGGCCTGATGGCCGCCCGCGCGGCGGGCATGCGCTGCATCGGCGTCACCACCCATAACGACTCCGCAGCGCTGATGCTGGCGGACGCCGTCATCGAGCACGTCAACGAACTGCACCCCGAAGCACTGCGGTAA